A single Marinobacter sp. es.042 DNA region contains:
- the alaS gene encoding alanine--tRNA ligase gives MKTAELRQAFLDYFKQQGHTIVPSSSLVPADDPTLLFTNAGMNQFKDLFLGREERDYTRATSSQKCVRAGGKHNDLENVGYTARHHTFFEMLGNFSFGDYFKREAINYAWTFLTGENWLNLPQEKLWVTVYAEDDEAFDIWNKEIGVPADRIIRIGDNKGGRYASDNFWQMGDTGPCGPCTEIFYDHGPDVAGGPPGSPEEDGDRYIEIWNVVFMQYNRTAAGEMLKLPKPSVDTGMGLERITAVLQGVHSNYEIDLFQDLLAAASQILGGAATTEASLRVVADHIRSCAFLIADGVMPSNEGRGFVLRRIIRRAARHGNKLGATGPFFYKLTGALCELMGEAFPQLVSSRKQIEKVLLQEEEQFAKTLDKGLRLLEQDIAELKGTEIPGETIFTLYDTFGFPVDLTNDIARERGLTLDYEGYEKAMEGQRERARAASKFGIDYNAAGLQLEGKTEFTGYEHIDGHEKIRAVIVNGEEKTAEAGDEAVVVLERTPFYAESGGQVGDTGLLTWSGGRFKVTDTRKEGDNHLHLGTLIEGELFPGLEVDARIDHARRERTKRNHSATHLLHAALRKVLGEHVSQKGSLVDPEKLRFDFSHFEAVTPEQLREIERQVNEQILENSPVQTEITDMEKAQEKGAMALFGEKYGDVVRVLSMGTDNYSVELCGGTHVSRTGDIGLFRITSESGISSGVRRIEAVTGMGALDWIDGTERTLREAARLVKGSRESVIEKVQQTIDRNRHLEKEVDALKAKLASSAGTDLASTAVDVGGLKVVASELEGADRKALMETADQLKNKLGEGIVVLASVEDGKVTLVAGVTKSATGRIKAGDLMKHLAAQVDGKGGGRPDMAQGGGNDPSKLEDALAGVAGWVEKNIA, from the coding sequence ATGAAAACCGCAGAGTTGCGACAGGCGTTCCTCGATTATTTCAAGCAGCAAGGTCACACCATTGTTCCAAGTAGTTCGCTGGTACCTGCGGACGACCCCACATTGTTGTTTACGAATGCGGGAATGAACCAGTTCAAGGACCTGTTCCTGGGTCGTGAAGAGCGCGACTACACCCGGGCAACCTCGTCCCAGAAATGTGTTCGCGCTGGCGGCAAGCACAACGACCTCGAAAACGTCGGTTACACCGCCCGTCACCACACCTTCTTCGAGATGCTGGGCAACTTCAGCTTCGGTGATTACTTCAAGCGGGAAGCCATCAACTACGCCTGGACATTCCTGACGGGCGAAAACTGGCTGAACCTGCCCCAGGAAAAACTCTGGGTGACTGTTTACGCAGAAGACGACGAAGCCTTCGATATCTGGAACAAGGAAATCGGGGTTCCGGCCGACCGAATCATCCGTATTGGCGATAATAAAGGCGGCCGTTACGCCTCTGACAACTTCTGGCAGATGGGGGACACCGGTCCCTGCGGTCCCTGTACCGAAATCTTCTACGACCACGGTCCGGATGTTGCTGGTGGTCCTCCCGGCTCACCGGAAGAGGACGGCGACCGTTACATCGAAATCTGGAACGTTGTGTTCATGCAGTACAACCGCACCGCCGCCGGAGAGATGCTGAAGCTGCCCAAGCCGTCTGTTGATACTGGCATGGGCCTGGAGCGCATAACGGCGGTTCTGCAAGGTGTTCACAGCAACTATGAAATTGATCTGTTTCAGGATTTGCTGGCAGCCGCCTCACAGATTCTGGGCGGTGCTGCAACCACCGAAGCATCTTTGCGCGTGGTCGCGGACCACATCCGCTCCTGCGCCTTCCTGATCGCGGACGGCGTCATGCCCTCAAACGAGGGGCGCGGTTTTGTGCTGCGCCGTATCATTCGCCGCGCGGCACGCCATGGCAACAAGCTGGGTGCAACCGGGCCGTTCTTTTACAAACTCACCGGTGCACTGTGCGAGCTGATGGGCGAGGCCTTCCCGCAGCTGGTTAGCAGCCGCAAGCAGATTGAGAAGGTGTTGTTGCAAGAAGAGGAGCAGTTTGCCAAGACGCTGGACAAGGGTTTGCGTCTGCTTGAGCAGGACATTGCCGAACTCAAGGGTACCGAGATTCCGGGTGAGACAATTTTCACGCTTTATGACACCTTTGGTTTCCCGGTTGACCTGACCAACGACATCGCCCGCGAGCGAGGCCTGACGCTGGATTACGAAGGCTATGAAAAGGCGATGGAAGGTCAGCGCGAGCGCGCCCGTGCAGCCAGCAAGTTCGGGATCGACTACAACGCCGCGGGCCTGCAGCTTGAGGGCAAGACCGAGTTTACCGGTTACGAGCACATTGACGGCCACGAGAAAATCCGTGCAGTCATCGTCAACGGCGAGGAAAAGACCGCCGAAGCCGGTGATGAGGCCGTTGTGGTGCTCGAACGCACGCCGTTCTATGCCGAGTCTGGTGGCCAGGTCGGCGATACCGGTCTGCTGACCTGGAGCGGCGGCCGGTTCAAGGTGACGGATACCCGCAAGGAAGGGGATAACCACCTGCACCTTGGCACCCTGATCGAGGGCGAGCTGTTTCCGGGGCTGGAAGTCGATGCGCGGATTGATCACGCCCGTCGCGAGCGAACCAAGCGTAACCACTCCGCTACCCACCTACTGCATGCGGCCTTGCGCAAGGTACTGGGTGAGCACGTTAGCCAGAAAGGGTCACTGGTGGACCCGGAAAAACTGCGTTTTGATTTCTCCCATTTCGAGGCCGTTACTCCGGAGCAGCTTCGCGAGATTGAGCGCCAGGTGAACGAGCAGATACTCGAAAACAGCCCGGTCCAGACCGAAATTACCGACATGGAAAAGGCCCAGGAAAAGGGTGCCATGGCGCTGTTCGGGGAAAAGTACGGGGATGTGGTTCGGGTACTCAGCATGGGTACCGACAATTACTCCGTTGAACTGTGCGGAGGTACGCACGTTTCCCGTACCGGTGACATTGGTCTTTTCCGTATCACCTCTGAAAGTGGCATTTCATCCGGCGTCCGTCGTATCGAAGCCGTTACTGGCATGGGCGCGCTGGACTGGATCGACGGCACCGAGCGTACCCTTCGCGAGGCGGCCCGTCTGGTGAAAGGCTCCCGCGAGTCGGTCATTGAAAAGGTCCAGCAAACGATTGACCGCAACCGTCACCTTGAGAAGGAAGTGGATGCCCTGAAGGCAAAACTTGCTTCCTCGGCCGGTACCGATCTGGCCAGCACCGCTGTCGACGTCGGCGGGCTCAAGGTGGTGGCTTCCGAGTTGGAAGGTGCTGACCGAAAGGCCCTGATGGAGACGGCCGATCAACTGAAGAACAAGCTGGGTGAGGGCATTGTGGTTCTTGCCAGCGTGGAAGATGGCAAGGTGACTCTGGTTGCCGGTGTTACAAAATCGGCCACGGGCCGGATCAAGGCCGGGGACCTCATGAAGCATCTGGCCGCCCAGGTCGACGGAAAGGGCGGGGGGCGACCCGATATGGCTCAGGGCGGTGGCAACGATCCATCCAAGCTGGAGGATGCCCTGGCGGGTGTTGCCGGCTGGGTCGAGAAAAATATCGCTTAA
- a CDS encoding RDD family protein, with the protein MPRRFHDAEELFPPATALKRALAIIYDGLISIAVLLVATWGYTVVAGWITGWDRYEQMAEAGQLSGDPGLTFTLFLILYLFFAYFWTRIGQTLGMQVWRIRIENIDGTSVSWSKALRRYVTAAVVIFLTLLGSYYIGAATLFLSIPAIVALFYPINGLSITDRLSDSVVVSVPQEATKK; encoded by the coding sequence ATGCCCCGACGCTTCCATGACGCCGAGGAACTATTCCCACCAGCCACTGCCCTCAAACGTGCCCTTGCCATTATTTACGACGGGTTGATCAGCATCGCTGTACTGCTTGTTGCTACCTGGGGCTACACCGTGGTGGCCGGCTGGATCACTGGCTGGGACAGGTACGAACAGATGGCCGAGGCAGGCCAGCTTTCCGGGGACCCGGGGCTGACGTTCACGTTGTTCCTGATTCTTTACCTGTTCTTTGCCTATTTCTGGACGCGCATTGGCCAGACCCTGGGGATGCAGGTCTGGCGGATTCGCATTGAAAACATCGATGGCACTTCGGTGAGCTGGAGCAAGGCGCTCAGGCGTTACGTGACGGCGGCGGTTGTGATCTTCCTGACACTTCTGGGCAGCTACTATATCGGTGCAGCCACTCTGTTTTTGAGCATTCCTGCTATCGTTGCGCTGTTCTATCCGATCAATGGTCTTTCCATTACCGACCGCCTCTCTGACAGCGTGGTTGTATCCGTACCGCAAGAAGCGACGAAAAAGTAA
- the lptG gene encoding LPS export ABC transporter permease LptG, whose product MRKIDGYVMRTVGGAMFLVMMVVLSLDLIFAVIAELDDIRNNYQILDALWYVFLTLPRRIYDYLPLGAFMGCLVGLGSMASSSELTVVRAAGVSLKRIVWSAMKPALVIVVLGVLIGEYLAPPAERVAQSYKAVALGAGSNVASASGVWHKEGDSYIHLNAVQPNGVLHGVSRFQFDDDRQLLAASFAERAIYQGDHWLLQNVRTTSFEDDRTVRVDDRTLRWETGLSPGVLSVLIVKPENLSMTGLYTYATYLGEQSLSASRYWLAFWKKALMPLGTAVMVLVAISFIFGPLRSVTMGFRVFTGLLVGLLFKYMQDFLGPMSLVYGFNPMLAVLVPIAVSAVAGGILMRRAG is encoded by the coding sequence GTGCGTAAGATTGACGGGTATGTGATGCGCACGGTTGGCGGCGCGATGTTCCTCGTGATGATGGTGGTGTTGTCCCTTGATCTCATTTTTGCGGTCATCGCTGAACTGGATGATATCCGCAACAACTATCAGATACTGGACGCACTCTGGTATGTCTTTCTGACCCTGCCAAGACGAATCTACGATTATTTGCCGCTGGGTGCCTTCATGGGTTGCCTGGTGGGCCTGGGTTCTATGGCCAGCTCGTCGGAGTTGACGGTTGTACGGGCTGCCGGCGTATCGCTCAAGCGTATTGTCTGGTCCGCGATGAAGCCGGCGCTGGTTATCGTGGTTCTGGGTGTATTGATAGGCGAATATCTGGCTCCGCCTGCCGAGCGCGTGGCCCAGAGTTACAAGGCGGTGGCGTTGGGCGCCGGTAGCAACGTGGCGTCGGCTTCGGGGGTCTGGCACAAGGAAGGGGATTCATACATCCATCTGAATGCCGTGCAACCGAATGGCGTCCTGCATGGGGTGTCGCGTTTCCAGTTTGATGATGATCGGCAGCTGCTGGCCGCAAGTTTTGCGGAGCGCGCGATTTATCAGGGCGACCACTGGTTGCTGCAGAATGTTCGCACCACGAGCTTCGAGGATGATCGGACAGTAAGGGTTGACGACCGGACCCTGCGCTGGGAAACCGGCCTCTCGCCCGGCGTTCTCAGCGTGTTGATCGTGAAGCCCGAGAATCTTTCGATGACCGGACTCTACACATACGCCACCTATCTTGGCGAGCAAAGCCTGAGCGCCTCCCGCTATTGGCTGGCGTTCTGGAAGAAGGCGCTCATGCCTCTGGGAACGGCGGTCATGGTGCTGGTGGCAATTTCCTTCATATTTGGGCCATTGCGCTCGGTTACCATGGGCTTCCGGGTTTTTACCGGGCTGTTGGTGGGGCTTCTGTTCAAATATATGCAGGATTTTCTTGGGCCAATGAGCCTTGTATACGGGTTCAATCCAATGCTTGCGGTGCTGGTGCCCATCGCGGTTAGCGCCGTGGCTGGTGGCATCCTGATGCGGCGGGCTGGTTGA